From the Drechmeria coniospora strain ARSEF 6962 chromosome 02, whole genome shotgun sequence genome, the window CGTATCGGTAGACGGGAGAGACGTTGAGATGGACCAACGGTGCGCTACGCAAAATGGCACCTTCATCCTGCCAAGCAGTAGACGGAGTGATGATCAATCTTTGCCTACTACGAGATGGATGCCACGAACCTTGAATGCCAACAAGGGCAGTGACGTGCAAGCGACAATGCTTCGAATGCAACGTGATGCAATCCGACAAGTACAAGAGTGCTTGAAATATTTCGCGAAGGGATCAAATGGCTTTCGTTTATTGTTCATGCGTACGTCGTTTGTCTCGTCGTGCACGCCCTAGTCGCAGAAGAAAGTTGCGCGTGTCCCATACATTCCATGCGGCGGAGTGCAAGCACGGCAAGTGTTCCAGTGTACCCGTGCATCCGTTGGTCATGGACTGGTTGGCTCGGTCGACtgatggccgacgatgagctcGCAAGTTTCGCCATTGCGAGGCTGCTCGCCGGCAGGGCGTCTACGAACACCGAGTTCCATGAAGAGTTGCGAGGGCGACCACAGGACAAGTTGGTTCGGGGCATTGGAAGTATTCCAAAACTTGTGCCAACTGCAGCACCACACCCCATGGGTTTAATTCCTCGGCGTGGACTCGGCACTTGAAGAGGTATCAGGCGATGGTGTGACGAAGTGGAAATTACATGGACAGTTGCGTCGTTGGACATGCCATTTTCGATGTGCCTTGCCACCGAGCCAGGTGCAGTGCATACTCGGCTTGAATATAATGCTGTGATGCGCCTATGGCACGATATGATTGGTCGCGTGGCCTAATGGTTAAGGCGCTAGATTTCGGTTAACCGATATCACCGTGCTCTCTAGAGATTCCAGGTTCGACTCCTGGCGTGATCGTAACCTTTTTGCGTACGGGAGGGGGGGACGGGGGTGTTTCCGTTTTGCTGGCGGAAATGGTGGAGTTGCGaccacccaccaccaacGGCCAGGCTCAGCAGGTTAATCTGGTGGTGTGATTGAGTGTGATTGTGGAGTGAGGTGGTTCCATCCCGACTCGGTGCGAGACAACATTTTTCGCCCTTCGTTTTACCGTCAATAATGTGTGCGTACTTGCGGAGAAAAATGAAGAGTCCTTGAAGACACTGATAGAGTACACGGAATGAAGTGCAGGAGGTTTACTTACATACCGTAAATGTACTGGAGGTAGGAGTCGGAGTAAAAGTATTATTTACTACTTGAGTATAAATAGACGGTAATTAATACGGAATACGTGCAATCGATCTTCGCCGCTTTCTGTAGGATGGATGGGTCGTGGCCTTTATACTtaaagtacctagtactgtacagtacaatacttgtactccgtacggggagtattactccgtacggattaCGGaatgcagtactccgtagttcctaggtacttacggagtacagttcATAATACCACATattacctactccgtactgtacgtacagtacagtaagtaagcaGTAGGtttacatacaagtactgtacaagcaggtCAGTGGTAATAGTTGGTGGTAGCGAACATTGCCATAATATTGCCGACGTACTTTGCAGTAGTACTCGCATGTAATCGATACTACCTCGCTGCTAACGGAGGCAAACACACACACCATTTTGTTAAACCGACATCCGACGCGCCGTGCCTCTCTCAGCAAGCTTCCGCACATCCAAGTGGGCCAAGCGAGCTGCCAGAAGCAAACTAGCGGGGCGCTGGAGGGCCAGTTCTCGATTGCGTCAGGCTTGATTGCGTCAGGCTTCGATTGCgtcaggccgtcgtcgatggcagAAGCAGCGGCTGGCCAATGAGGCCCCCGAGGAGCAGCACGCCATTGGCGGCGTTTCTTGAGTTATCGTCGGTACTCGCGAGCTGGGCCACCAGCGTCAGGGTCGCCGACGTGAAGATGCAAACTCGAGGGTGACGATGCGATGACGGAACGTGCGAGGGCTCGTCGTTGCCGGGGCCTGAAGAAGGATTCCGACTAGtcgatggacgacgacgactacgGATCTATgagagccgtcgtcgactgccGATGCAGAGCAACGTGTGACCCAACCGCCAGGTAGAGGCGGAGCTGGCGGAGGGGGTCATCAGCGGCATTCGCAGTTGGCTGGATGACAACGGCGGATGATCCCGGACGGAGGGGTAACTCAAGCTCCACGCACCTCCACGCACCTCCACGCACGTACCCTACTACTAATGCAGATGATGGCTGTGAACCGAACTGGAAGGACGGCATGATGAGCGCTGAGGcggctcctgctcctgcgtCTGGGTTGTTGCGCAGGATATAAGAAGCGCATCCCACCCCGCAGCGTGGAGGCGAGACACAACGTCCTATCCTCCACCTTGcttacccccccccccccccccctcccagCATCATCCATCGGCGCCCCGTGCAGTACGTTTACGTCTTCGATCCTCCACAAGCATGGCCGCTTCTCGCACCACTCCCCTTCGTctcggctcgacggccgaggattTCACGGCCGACAGCAACGTCGGCCCCTTCAAGTTCTACGAATACATCGGGAACGACTGGGCCATCCTGTTCTCCCACCCCCAGGACTACACGCCAGTCTGCACCACGGAGCTCGGCGCGTTCGCCAAGCTCGAACCCGAATTCGCCAAGCGCGGCgtcaagctcgtcggcctctccGCCGACACGCCCGAGCGGCACGAGGGCTGGATCAAGGACATTGCCGAGGTCACGGGCGGCACCGTCACGTTCCCCATCGTGGCCGACAATGACCGCAAGGTCGCCAACCTTTACGACATGtgcgtcgccgcctgggCGAGAGCCATGATGTTTGGCGTCATGACCGGCTGACCAGGGCGCAGGATCGACTACCAGGACCCCAGCAACATCGACCACAACGCCCTCCCCCTCACCATCCGCTCCGTCTTCTTCATCGACCCGAAGAAGAAGATCCGCACGATCCTCTCCTACCCAGCCTCGACCGGCCgcaacgccgccgaggtgctCCGAATCGTGGACTCCCTCCAGGCCGGCGACAAGTTCAAGATTGCGACGCCCATCGACTGGGTCCCCGGCCAggacgtcatcgtcgccaacaGCGTCAAGCAGGACGAGGCGAAGGAGCTCTTCCCCCAGCACCGCACCGTCAAGCCATACTTGCGCTACACTGCCCTCCCCAAGGCTTGAGCCTACGACACCGCGGGATTGCCCACGTCCGTGTATGTGTGTGATgaacgacgatggcgggggcgggggcggggggcaGAAGTCGAGCGAGCAAAGCAATGGCTGTCACTAGCTAGTATTCTAATGAGCACAGGGCAGTGCCGAGTTCGTCAAAGGGCTGGACGTTGTGCGCCGACATTATTGGTCACTTGCATTGTCCCCCAATTCACTCGTCAGTGAATTCGCATGTGAGAGCCGATTGTGAGGCGTGTGACGGATTGTGCCAAATTGTGCCACCGCAATCGAATGAATTCATGGGCAGCCTAGCACCGTGTGATGGACAGGCATCTACCCTGTAGGACCGTCTGTCTGTAGGACCGTCTCGGGCATGCATGCCTGTGCTCTAGGATGTCATCGCTTCCCATCCTGCCCGTGCCGAATCACTGTGTCAGTGGCGGTGTTTCGCAAGTGCAAGACTGCTACGCGCGCCTGCACAGTTACATGCCTAGTGGGTAGTATGCGAAAAACGTTGCACAGTTGATGGACGCCGTGAAGGTGTATCCAGGGGTGCGTACCTTACCTACCGTACGTATCTACTGTacaaatgtactgtactgaagTGCGGAGTGCTCCATCCATACATGCACCACAAACTCGGTATAAcagcagtactgtactcgtccttgcatgcaagtactgtactgcaagtagttgtatacTCACTGTACTATAAatgcaggtgtactccgttagtacggagtacttaaatGTTCAGTTCGCATCGGCAGCAAAACCCTCACACCGGGGGACCAATCACTCCGTTCCGCCGTCAGGCTTTCGGCACAGACTCGCCAAAAATCGAATGGATGAGCCATGGTGATTCCATGAgaaacgacgacggaaaaAGTGCACCTTTGACCTTGCAGCATAGATCGTTTGGACAAGTTGCGTTCGGATTGggtcatgtactgtactgtatttgcggagtacatgtacttggttgtgccCTGTGCCAACTCACTGGCACCGCTAACGTTAGCAGATACTTGTTCGCTCGCGCACAAGACTTGTGGGTGGGCGGCGGTTTCGCCAGTAGGGGCATGCTATTGTTAGCTGCTAGACTGCCTATCTGTCTGTACATTCGAGTACCTCGTTGTGCCGACCGAGTTCCCCTTCATCTTCGTGCAATTTCTGGTGTCcaactaagtacagtgcatgtactcgtgctACGCAAGTCCACGTAGGTCGCTGCCAACGGCGCATCGTAGCCCCTCCGCATCACTCCCACCTTTCTCCCCTCCCAGATCTCGTTGCCGATGCGCAAGTTCCTCGCTCCATCGTCTCGCCACTGCCGCATCCCCCTCCGCTCATCGTCCgtccgccctcgtcgtcctcgcccgacCGTCGACTTGCTGGTGTTTGCCCGTGCACCGTGCGTCGACGCCCGTTTCAACCCATCAAACGAGAGAGCGCCAGCACCGACAACGGAAGCCCAGAGTGTGTGCTTGGCAGTTTGTCGACCTTGTACTGACATCCACCAGCCTTGCACTCACCGCCAGAATCCTTCGCCTCTTCCGACTCCCACCCTCCGTCCGAGCGAGTGCCACGCACCAGCAAGGCAGCGCCGTGGCGAAACGGCTGGCCGCTCCCGAAAGCCTCGTCTCGCGTACCTCTGAATTTTGCCCTTGGCCGGTACCTGCGACGCACGAGACGGTCCGTCGAGGCTCGAGACCGGGGGGGTTCGAGAGAGAAAGCACCAGAAGAAAGCACGGACAGACGACATTCGCGGCGCCACCCTTGACAACTCGCAAGGCCCTTTCTCGCTCCGCACACGCCTCCTGTCCGTCGACGCGCTCGGCACCCTTGATTGTTCTGCGACAGGGCACGGCTCTGCTCGTTACCGCGACGTCATTTCGTCCTTGTCCCCGTCTCCCCGTGAACGTGCGCCGTTCTCGAAACCTTCTGCCGCCGCGAAGCCACTTCGGTATGACTTCCCACGCCTTCTCTGCTGCTTGCCAGTGTGTTCCCCTGCAATTTGCGCTCGACATTCTTCTCCCCACCGTGCACACCCTCCCAGCTGCTTCATACTCTCCCAGCTGCTTCATTCAACGCTTTCCTCTACTCCCGTCTTTCCATGTCTATGCTGGCAGTCGTCGCTCctccgtcccccccccctccccctcccctccccctccccctccctctcccctcaTCGACTCTACCCAGTGTGGTTTGACCGGTTGCGTGCAAAGGCCGTGCCTGCTACTTCTCTGCACACGCAGCAAAGTCGCATCCGCATCGTCACCTTCATCGGCGCAGAGCCTGGTCTGCTTGTGGGAAGGGCAGGCGTGATCGCGACAGGCGTGATCGCGACAGGCGGCAGATCTCGTGCTCGTCCATCGCCCATCCCATCTCCATTCCCCTCGCTTTGCTTGCTTCCCTCATTCGAATGACGCGCCGTTTGGCGCAGCCGTCGCGGACACCATGGCTCATCCCGCAAGGCTAACGAACCAACAGAAGTCGCCTCGAACAGGCCTTCCTTCTCTCCCTGGTTCTGGCACCCACGAGCGCAAGCGCCAGCCGCCGTCCGACCCGTACGACCTAGACTGCTACCCAGGTGTTTATCGGGGAGTCCAGCAAGCGCCGTGGAAAAGGCAACAACCCCGAAAAGGCTCCGTTCTCGGCTTCGATTGGCCTTCGCCAAACGCCAGCCACTCCCACCAGCGGCTACCGACTGGCagatcatcgtcggcgtcggcactTCAGCATGCGACGCAGTCGAGCTTGAAGCATAGTCTTGACAAGCCTCTTCCGCAACCCCCTTCTCCGCCGACCTATACGACCCTCGCGCTGTTGGCGGGTGGTACCGGTCGCGTCGGCAACCGTCTTCGTCCGAATATTGATCGCTTCCAAGGCCGCTCAACCAAACCCAAGATGGACGGCCGGACCAGCACGACGGATTCGGGTTCCTCGAATCAGATGTATGGCGCCCGGGACCGGCACGCCCCCGACGTGAATAGCAGCATGAGCAGCTTGGCAAGTTCGGTGAGgcatgatgccgccgacgaagcaaGGGATGGAACGGCATCGCGAACCAACGGCCCCgctgcggcggcagcggcgacgacggcggcggcaaccgCTCAGGAGAGAGCGCAGGCCGCCGCGACCCCCATCGGCGGACCCCCCCAGGGTTCTTCGGCCCATTTGTCAGGGTTGATGTGCAATGTGCATCGCACGACGGGCCGGGAACCCCCTCCGCTCGTCGgtgccaccaccaccataCTGGGAGACAAACTCTACGTCTTTGGCGGCAGGGCCTTGTCCAGGAGTCGTCCAGCTCCGCTGACGGCCGACCTGTTCGAGCTCGACCTGATCAGGCGACACTGGACcaagctcgaggcggcgggagATCTGCCTCCTCCGAGGTATTTTCACTCCATGTGTCCGCTTGGCGACACCAAGTTGGTTTGCTACGGCGGCATGTCTCCCGCACCGACCcagcctgccgccgccgccgccggcgagcagcagcaggccgaggtcgccgtcaTGTCCGACATTTACGTCTATGACACGCGGAGCAACAGGTGGACATACCTGCCAGCCCAAGACCCTCCCCAGGGTCGGTACGCGCACTGCGCTTGCATActttcgtcggcggccgccttttCCTCCAAGCACGCTCCGCTGTCCGCACTGCAGCACAACCCGTCATCGGCCAACCCGAACGAGGGCCGCATCGGCATCAACATTGACGGCACCGGTGGCGCCGAGATggttgtcgtcggcggccaggacggcgcAAACCACTATATTGAGCAGATTAGCGTCTTCAATCTTCGGAGCCTCAAATGGACGTCGACGCAGTCTCTGGGAAAGAGCTGCGGTGCATACCGCAGCGTCGTCGCTCCCCTGCCTCCCTCGGTGACGGCCAAGATTGGCAAGCCGAATCAAGGCGCTTCGCAGCGACTGGATGGCGGCATCAGCCTGGAGGCGCGTGAACTCGGCTCGTCGATGCTCATCTACTCCAACTACAACTTTCTGGACGTAAAGCTGGAGCTTCAGATCCGTGCCTCGGACGGGTCCTTGACGGAGCGACCAATGTCTGGTACCTACTCGCCACCCGGTTTGCGTTTCCCCAacggcggcatcatcgacaCTCATTTCGTCGTCAGCGGAACCTATCTCACCTCTTCCAAGCAAGAATATGCCCTTTGGGCGCTGGACCTGAGGACGCTTACCTGGAGTCGAATTGATGCTGGCGGCAGCGTTTTCAGCCAGGGCAGCTGGAATAGGGGCGTCCTGTGGAATCGTCGCAATACCTTTGTCATCTTGGGCAACAGAAAGCGTAGCCTCGTGGAAGACTACAACCACCGGCGCATCAACTTCTCGAATGTCTGCATGGTGGAGCTGGAAGCGTTTGGGTTCTACGACAATCCGCGCAAGACCAACCCCATGTCGGGCTTCATCTCCGCGAGCAGCCCGTActcgggcggcggcttcAGCCTGACACGCAAGGCCGGTTACACGGCAGGCGGCCGCTTCCATTCCAGGGCCAGTGAGGAGCTGGGAGAAAAAGCTCTCAATCTGCGAGAACTGTCCGACATGGATATTCTCTGCATCGCTGGCGAGCGTGTACCGGTCAACTCGAGGATACTGGCGAGGCGATGGGGCCCGTACTTTGTTCAGCTGCTCCGAGAGGGAACCGCTACCCAGGACGGAAGCGATGCCGTGACGCTGCGTTCAGGCCACTCGAGCAACGctgcgagggcgtcggcgatgaccgcgactcctcgtccgagaaCCACGGCGGAACCATCGCCGAGCGGCTCCGGATACTCTGGGCACTCGGGACactcggcctcgacatcgAGCACATCGGCGCAGAGCGGCCGATCAAcccagggcggcgacggaaaCCCCGTCAACATAAACTCCACTCCCACTCCGCGATCTCTGCCACCGAATGGGAGGCCTCGATGTCTCTACCTGCCACATACGTTCCTGACGGTGCAAGCGTTGCTGCATTTTCTCTACACCAGCTCCCTTCCGCTGCCGACTTCCCCGCTCTGCACGCCGCAAATACTGTGCTCTCTGCTTCAGATTGCCCGACCTTACCGggtcgacggcctcctggAAGCCATCGTCGAGCGATTGCATGCTCTTCTGGATAGCAGaaatgccgccgccgtcttcaacgcgacggccatggcggccgggGGAGGGCGAGGCATCGACGGATCGCTGAATCCGAACTATTTCATCAGCGGCTCCGAGAACGAATCTCACGTAATGGCGTCGAATTACTCGGCAGATGGTAGCTCGACAAACGGGTCGTCTCTGTCGGATCTGGCGTCAACCGCTGGAGGGCTGAGCCTTAACACCAAAGTTCCGCAACAGAATCGTCCGTCTAGCGGTGAACTCTCCGCCACCAGCGTCAGTGGTTCCGAGCAGGGTTCGGAGATCGGCGCCAGTGACATGGAACGCTTCGTCTGGAACGCCGAGCTTAGCAGTGTCATCGGTTTGCAGAAACGAGGCCTGAGAGGCCTCATGGACGGCCGCAGAATGCGGGAGAGGTCAGCAACCGGGGGTGCGGCGACTCTTAGCACGTACGGAGCTGCCGCCTATATCGGCGGTTCTTCTGGGGGTGGCC encodes:
- a CDS encoding regulatory protein ral2, with translation MAHPARLTNQQKSPRTGLPSLPGSGTHERKRQPPSDPYDLDCYPGVYRGVQQAPWKRQQPRKGSVLGFDWPSPNASHSHQRLPTGRSSSASALQHATQSSLKHSLDKPLPQPPSPPTYTTLALLAGGTGRVGNRLRPNIDRFQGRSTKPKMDGRTSTTDSGSSNQMYGARDRHAPDVNSSMSSLASSVRHDAADEARDGTASRTNGPAAAAAATTAAATAQERAQAAATPIGGPPQGSSAHLSGLMCNVHRTTGREPPPLVGATTTILGDKLYVFGGRALSRSRPAPLTADLFELDLIRRHWTKLEAAGDLPPPRYFHSMCPLGDTKLVCYGGMSPAPTQPAAAAAGEQQQAEVAVMSDIYVYDTRSNRWTYLPAQDPPQGRYAHCACILSSAAAFSSKHAPLSALQHNPSSANPNEGRIGINIDGTGGAEMVVVGGQDGANHYIEQISVFNLRSLKWTSTQSLGKSCGAYRSVVAPLPPSVTAKIGKPNQGASQRLDGGISLEARELGSSMLIYSNYNFLDVKLELQIRASDGSLTERPMSGTYSPPGLRFPNGGIIDTHFVVSGTYLTSSKQEYALWALDLRTLTWSRIDAGGSVFSQGSWNRGVLWNRRNTFVILGNRKRSLVEDYNHRRINFSNVCMVELEAFGFYDNPRKTNPMSGFISASSPYSGGGFSLTRKAGYTAGGRFHSRASEELGEKALNLRELSDMDILCIAGERVPVNSRILARRWGPYFVQLLREGTATQDGSDAVTLRSGHSSNAARASAMTATPRPRTTAEPSPSGSGYSGHSGHSASTSSTSAQSGRSTQGGDGNPVNINSTPTPRSLPPNGRPRCLYLPHTFLTVQALLHFLYTSSLPLPTSPLCTPQILCSLLQIARPYRVDGLLEAIVERLHALLDSRNAAAVFNATAMAAGGGRGIDGSLNPNYFISGSENESHVMASNYSADGSSTNGSSLSDLASTAGGLSLNTKVPQQNRPSSGELSATSVSGSEQGSEIGASDMERFVWNAELSSVIGLQKRGLRGLMDGRRMRERSATGGAATLSTYGAAAYIGGSSGGGQRLGLGLGIPG
- a CDS encoding thiol peroxidase, translating into MAASRTTPLRLGSTAEDFTADSNVGPFKFYEYIGNDWAILFSHPQDYTPVCTTELGAFAKLEPEFAKRGVKLVGLSADTPERHEGWIKDIAEVTGGTVTFPIVADNDRKVANLYDMIDYQDPSNIDHNALPLTIRSVFFIDPKKKIRTILSYPASTGRNAAEVLRIVDSLQAGDKFKIATPIDWVPGQDVIVANSVKQDEAKELFPQHRTVKPYLRYTALPKA